Proteins found in one Salinimonas lutimaris genomic segment:
- a CDS encoding OmpP1/FadL family transporter — translation MFKHSKLFLSVGVAVSCLSSSVMAAGFQVNEHSANGLGRAFAGQAATPENASVLATNPAAIGVFKKSQVSGSINYIDPNVDIEGQSFTPGAMAEPVNASEDNIADTAIIPSFFYVKPLDDKLLFGLGAFTTYGLRTDYGSDFEASHFANDAEVKSFTINPAVSYKVNDTLRVGFGMNVTYADAEISSAVPNSLAPALSQLTGVPAENLQGASIFKLEGDDYGFGWNAGVFWQPTSMTNVALSYRAETKLELDGEVSSALTPGLNQPGSLDLNLAAITELAVNQKLGDQWSVQASVVFTDWSTFEKLEANLASGDDFLIKEENFDDSWRGSLGVTYMLNDEYTLRAGFAYDDGVVTTENRSLSIPDTDRVWYTAGMTYNMTKDTSFDVGYAFIDGREANINKSRALGSTGITSTMVGTQSANAHILSVQVNHSF, via the coding sequence ATGTTTAAACACTCAAAATTGTTTCTGTCTGTAGGCGTAGCGGTATCGTGCCTTTCTTCTTCTGTTATGGCGGCTGGCTTTCAGGTTAACGAGCACAGTGCAAACGGTCTTGGTCGTGCATTTGCCGGTCAGGCTGCTACACCGGAAAACGCATCAGTATTGGCGACTAACCCGGCAGCGATTGGTGTATTTAAAAAATCTCAAGTTAGCGGCAGCATCAACTACATCGATCCTAATGTTGATATCGAAGGCCAGTCCTTTACACCAGGTGCAATGGCTGAGCCGGTAAATGCTTCTGAAGATAACATTGCCGACACTGCTATCATTCCGTCATTTTTCTATGTAAAACCGCTGGACGACAAACTGTTGTTTGGTTTAGGCGCCTTCACAACTTATGGTCTGCGTACCGACTATGGTAGCGATTTTGAAGCGTCGCATTTTGCTAACGATGCTGAAGTCAAATCGTTCACCATTAACCCTGCAGTATCTTATAAAGTGAATGATACCCTGCGTGTGGGTTTTGGTATGAACGTGACCTATGCCGATGCTGAAATCAGCTCAGCAGTACCAAACTCACTGGCGCCGGCTCTTTCTCAATTGACCGGCGTCCCAGCAGAAAACCTGCAGGGTGCATCTATTTTCAAACTGGAAGGTGACGACTACGGTTTCGGCTGGAATGCCGGTGTTTTCTGGCAGCCTACCAGCATGACTAATGTGGCGCTGTCTTATCGTGCAGAAACCAAGCTGGAACTGGACGGTGAAGTCAGCTCTGCTCTGACTCCTGGCCTGAATCAGCCGGGTAGCCTGGATCTGAATCTGGCAGCCATTACAGAGTTGGCTGTAAACCAGAAGCTGGGTGATCAGTGGTCTGTGCAGGCCAGTGTTGTATTTACTGACTGGAGCACATTTGAAAAACTGGAAGCTAATCTGGCCAGCGGTGATGATTTCCTGATCAAAGAAGAAAACTTTGATGATTCATGGCGTGGTTCGTTAGGTGTGACTTACATGCTTAACGATGAATATACTCTGCGCGCTGGCTTTGCCTACGATGACGGTGTAGTGACTACTGAAAACCGTTCTCTGAGCATTCCGGACACCGATCGCGTGTGGTACACCGCCGGTATGACGTACAACATGACTAAGGACACATCGTTTGATGTGGGTTATGCCTTTATTGATGGTCGCGAAGCCAATATCAATAAGTCACGGGCTTTAGGCTCAACAGGTATTACGTCAACCATGGTTGGTACACAGTCTGCCAACGCGCATATCCTGAGCGTACAGGTTAACCACAGCTTCTGA
- a CDS encoding glutathione S-transferase family protein, translated as MSKQPDIHLYTASTMNGWKPVIFLEEAGVEYDLTHIDFSAREQKSAAYMQLNPNGRIPTIVDRSNDDFAVFESGAILWYLAEKYNRFLPDSAKARSQTLQWVMFQMGGIGPMMGQAMYFQRIAAKNGNEDPFAIKRYVDESRRLLEVLDTRLAGRTYLVDEQYTIADMAAYPWARAYYWANVSVDGLDNLQAWFDRIDKRPATQRALTIPVPFPAFFGQGDVAGQEYENASRFK; from the coding sequence ATGAGTAAGCAGCCAGATATTCATTTATATACAGCATCCACCATGAATGGCTGGAAACCGGTGATATTTCTTGAAGAAGCCGGCGTTGAATATGATCTTACACATATCGACTTCTCGGCCAGAGAACAAAAGTCAGCAGCCTATATGCAGTTGAATCCAAATGGGCGAATCCCGACTATTGTGGATCGCAGCAATGATGATTTTGCAGTTTTCGAATCTGGGGCGATTTTGTGGTATCTGGCAGAAAAATATAACCGGTTTTTACCTGACTCAGCCAAAGCGCGCTCACAAACCCTGCAATGGGTGATGTTTCAGATGGGCGGTATTGGGCCCATGATGGGTCAGGCTATGTATTTTCAGCGTATAGCCGCTAAAAACGGCAATGAAGACCCGTTTGCCATCAAACGCTATGTAGATGAAAGCCGGCGTTTGCTGGAAGTGCTGGATACCCGCTTAGCCGGGCGTACTTATCTGGTAGACGAGCAATACACGATTGCCGATATGGCAGCCTACCCGTGGGCGCGGGCTTATTACTGGGCTAATGTATCTGTTGACGGGCTGGATAATTTACAAGCCTGGTTTGACCGGATAGATAAGCGCCCTGCTACCCAGCGTGCGCTAACCATTCCCGTCCCCTTCCCGGCTTTTTTTGGTCAGGGAGACGTGGCCGGCCAGGAATACGAAAATGCCAGTCGCTTTAAATAA